The Cydia strobilella chromosome 13, ilCydStro3.1, whole genome shotgun sequence genomic interval CATTGGAAATCAATTCTTCATCTTTACCTGATGCATTAAtccaatcattatttttattatcatcaTTGCAATTACATCCCCCTTCTATTTCAGGCGgattttgatttgtttcttTGCATTCGGCAGATTTCTTCGGTTGGTTTTCCAGGTCGGCCATTTTGTCAAGCGCAGGTTTGTAGGCCAGGACAGCCAAGTCATTCAAATTGATTTCAGTCTCGTCATTTCCAAATAGTAACTTATTGTTTTTTAAAACTAGTTGTTCGAGCCTTTCCAAAGTTAATTGCTGCCGGTCTACCTTATTGTCTAACTCTGTCATTTTTTCAGACATGATATTAAACTTTTCATTTATATTTCTGTGTATGACATGCAAGTTTCTCATATAATCCTTTTGATCAGTTATATCTCGTTGGAGCTGTTTTAATACTTCTACCATAATATTAGCAGCCATTCTATTAGTATTACTTGTTTCTTGGCAAGAAATATCAAGTTACTTACTTTGAGTTTCTTAGATTTTTGCTAGATTTAACTGACTCGTTCTCGTGCGTTCTATACAACTCTCGCACTACACCACTTCTATTTACTACTCAGTATtcgtttaatttataataatcacAAACGATTGAGATTCATGGATTCAATTCGATACAGCcgtggtaggtaggtagtagtagAAATAggaattgaaatgaaatttatctAAATTGTGGGGTTGGGAAATTTTTAAAACCGCCATCTAACGATGTTGTCAGTGTAAAATTAAAGTAAGTGCGTtcaaaaaattagtttttttaatacggaTTATTTGGATACTATAATACCATCTATGTTTGCAAATATAGGCTCATTGCGCTGGTTTCCGTCCATACTCTAGAGCCTAGTTTCCATCCACTTGAGGGATTAGCAAatactatatttcatttttaatttgctgctTGCGAAACAGACGCCCATGGCCATGGCGATGACGGTGGCTTGGCATGGCTCATCGTtaaggccctccacactcatgcgcgaaccacggcgcgaagccgcgaacgcgagtgtggaactTACATGACCTTGTCTGTGACGGTAGCCTCCAAACTGGCTTGCTCCTTGTCCGCGCGCGCGGACTCGCTGCTCTGCAAGCGCTTGCTGTTCAGCTCCAACACGCGCTGCTCGTCGCTGGCCTAATGGTCAACTCACATGGCTTCCTTCTCTCTGACGGCGGCCTCCAGACTGGCTTGCTCCTTGTCCGCGCGCGCGGACTCCCCGCTCTGCAAGCGCTTGCTGTTCAGCTCCAGCACGCGCAGCTGCTCGTCGCGGGCCTGAAAGTCATAAACAACCTATATAATCATTGCAAACTACGAGAATCAGAAataatctcagaataatgactaaagcatagaagtcgggcaaaaatgcttcgcaaatatgtatacccgtactttacttccttacgaattagataatgtgccgaaaagagatgcatatatgcttgttatttctcatttacgtacggtgtcataagctcagaataatgactaaagcatagaagtcgggcaaaaatgcttcgcaaatatgtatacccgtactttacttccttacgaattagataatgtgccgaaaagagatgcatatatgcttgttatttctcatttacgtacggtgtcataagtttgataatttgctagggatgtgactgtgtcgactttttatatcgataaattatgcataagtttatgtgccgtgtaaaagaataatcacgaaattggcaaattgataatagtctgtgTTAGCGCCTATTTGCGCTGTTTAAATAATACAAGGTATCACTTGAGAATTACCATTTTAATGGGttttattacaatgtacaataacTATATGTATAGGTTCTATGTCTAGGACACGCGCGTTTATCGTGGTGGTTAGATTGCAAGAGAGGGATGAGCTCGCAGCGATGCCCGAAGATGCGTCGTATGTGTGAAACTCTGGCGCTAGCATCGCGCTTTCTGGTTGGACGCCGATCCCGCCGTCTATGTTGGCATCTTGGGGCTGCAGGGCTACGTTTCCACACATCATTGGTTGGCGCTGCTAGCGGTGTTGCCACAGCGCTAACATACTCCGGGGCGCTGAAAGACTCTCTTTCAGGACTCTCCCTGTTGGACAGGCAGCGGGCATATTCGGTTGAGTGCTCGCTTGACTATTCCCCTAGCTGTATTGATGTCTGCTACGCGCGGCACGCCATCCTTTCCATTATACAGCTTGACGACTCTGCCCATGCGCCATAGCAAAGGCGGCAAGCCTTCCTCCTTGACTAGTACGAGCTCTCCGAGCTGTAGATCGCGTTGCCTCTCGCGCCACTTGTATCGCTGTTGCTGTAGGGACACGTACTCGGCCGACCAGCGCTTCCAGAAGTGTTGCCGCAGCTGCTCTAGCCTCAGGTAGCGGTCCAGGCGGTTTGGGTTCCGGTCTTGCAGTGGCGGAGCCGGCAGCGACGTGAGCGGCCTAAAAATGAGAAAGTGCCCGGGAGTAAGGGGGTAAAAGTCATTAGGGGAGGGGGAGAGTGGACAGAGAGGCCTACTGTTCAAAATTGCCTCCACTTGGCTAAAGAGAGACGAAAGTTCCTCAAAGGTAAGGTGTGTGTTGCCCAAAACTCGtttgagatgaaatttggcGCTTTTAATACCTGCCTCTGCGTAGCCATTAAAGTTAGGGGCGTAAGCTGGCGCGAATTTAAATCTTATACCCTGACCAGCTGCAAAATTAGATATATTGTTTTCATGTagcttaaaaaaatcatttatttctttggCTGCAGCTACAAAGTTTCTACCATTATCACAAAACAGCTCCGCAGGTTTGCCGCGCCTGGCGATAAATCTGCGGAGTGCCAGCACAAATGCGTCCTTAGACAAGTCGCTAACAGCTTCCAAATGAACACATTTATATCTTAAGCATATAAATAGACACATA includes:
- the LOC134746420 gene encoding uncharacterized protein LOC134746420, whose protein sequence is MLTSTGDEPSVIDFNRFSKYKRIQHTMAYVLRFINNCKPSMPKLTGSLSPQELTDSLHTLVKIAQKQSFASELETMRMGHRLSRRSHIITLNPFMDSQGLLRVGGRLDASDCSYEQKHPMLLRAKHTLTKLIFTHEHIRLLHAGPQLLLCSVRDLIWPVGGRNLARSTAHNCVTCKRIAGQTLKNIMGNLPAQRIKADFPFTSTAVDLVGPYLITDRRGRGCKITKCYMCLFICLRYKCVHLEAVSDLSKDAFVLALRRFIARRGKPAELFCDNGRNFVAAAKEINDFFKLHENNISNFAAGQGIRFKFAPAYAPNFNGYAEAGIKSAKFHLKRVLGNTHLTFEELSSLFSQVEAILNSRPLCPLSPSPNDFYPLTPGHFLIFRPLTSLPAPPLQDRNPNRLDRYLRLEQLRQHFWKRWSAEYVSLQQQRYKWRERQRDLQLGELVLVKEEGLPPLLWRMGRVVKLYNGKDGVPRVADINTARGIVKRALNRICPLPVQQGES